Proteins encoded by one window of Polaribacter haliotis:
- a CDS encoding LuxR C-terminal-related transcriptional regulator — protein sequence MMLYTEKEYLIQNEHSTFRLKNLYKENRNLFYEIVDYLPFPMYVNCRKTFDYQFFSDSFFSYGQEIENLYLEGGKYLPTISEPFLLKNAINKARKFSLLNDYDSICSYLQCVSLNKKMTHYYTNKCLIDDELTLNTTVFLNQQNTLAKLFRMILPESNYTLRYWQRFQSLTKQEKLILHLIANGNNSKVIGEQLCISIHTVATHRKNISNKLDASSLADLIRFSMVLELL from the coding sequence ATGATGCTATATACAGAAAAGGAATATTTAATTCAAAACGAGCATAGCACATTTCGTTTAAAAAACTTATATAAAGAGAATAGAAATCTCTTTTATGAGATAGTAGATTATTTACCTTTTCCTATGTATGTAAATTGTAGAAAAACATTTGATTATCAGTTTTTTAGTGATTCTTTTTTTAGTTATGGACAAGAAATTGAAAATCTATATTTAGAAGGAGGAAAATACTTGCCTACCATTTCCGAACCTTTTCTTTTAAAAAATGCCATTAATAAAGCAAGAAAATTTAGCTTATTAAATGATTACGATTCCATTTGTTCTTATTTACAGTGCGTTTCTTTGAATAAAAAAATGACTCATTATTATACGAATAAATGTTTAATTGATGATGAACTTACATTAAATACGACTGTTTTTCTAAATCAACAAAATACATTAGCTAAATTATTTAGAATGATTTTGCCAGAGTCAAATTATACTTTAAGATACTGGCAACGTTTCCAAAGTTTAACAAAACAAGAAAAACTAATTTTACATTTAATTGCAAATGGGAATAATAGCAAAGTTATTGGAGAACAGTTATGTATTTCTATACATACTGTTGCAACACATAGAAAAAATATCAGCAATAAATTAGATGCTTCTTCATTGGCAGATTTAATAAGGTTTTCTATGGTTTTAGAATTGTTATAA
- a CDS encoding alpha/beta fold hydrolase, producing MKKIIKKGKKEGAIIFLHASSSSSSVFNHILNSDEVQQTKIAIDLPGHGNSIEEYKNHEDFTVDFFTEKLIEYINSIEDSILLVGNSLGGHLAIEIANKIHNLKGLLIFGTPPLKKPINFEEAFLPVAALQTFLTENPSNSEIEAAANVAVVNEKCVYTIISDFKNTNSNVRKKVAEDILGNNLANEHEIFTKLQVPKFIIVGDKDPSVNSTYLSQVQKDCEHYCEIIPFENCGHYASLEKPNEFLDAINTISKNVFI from the coding sequence ATGAAAAAAATAATCAAAAAAGGAAAGAAAGAAGGTGCAATTATTTTTCTACATGCAAGCTCATCATCAAGTTCAGTTTTCAATCATATTTTAAATTCAGATGAGGTTCAGCAGACAAAAATTGCAATAGATTTACCAGGACATGGTAATAGTATTGAAGAATATAAAAATCATGAAGATTTTACGGTCGATTTTTTTACTGAAAAACTAATAGAGTATATAAATTCAATTGAGGATTCTATTTTATTGGTTGGTAATTCTTTAGGTGGACATTTAGCAATTGAAATCGCAAATAAAATTCATAATTTAAAAGGTTTATTAATTTTTGGAACTCCACCTTTAAAAAAACCAATTAATTTTGAAGAAGCTTTCTTGCCAGTTGCTGCATTGCAAACCTTTCTTACAGAAAACCCTTCTAATTCAGAAATAGAAGCTGCAGCTAATGTTGCTGTTGTAAATGAAAAATGTGTTTATACTATTATTTCGGACTTTAAGAATACAAATTCAAATGTTAGAAAGAAGGTTGCAGAAGATATTTTAGGAAATAATTTAGCCAACGAACATGAGATTTTTACAAAATTGCAAGTTCCTAAATTTATAATTGTGGGTGATAAAGACCCATCAGTAAACTCAACATACTTAAGCCAAGTTCAAAAAGATTGTGAACATTATTGTGAAATAATTCCATTTGAAAATTGTGGGCATTATGCAAGTTTAGAAAAGCCAAACGAATTTTTAGATGCTATAAATACCATTTCTAAAAATGTTTTTATATGA
- the tsaE gene encoding tRNA (adenosine(37)-N6)-threonylcarbamoyltransferase complex ATPase subunit type 1 TsaE — MNKNYSLEDLSSIVSELITSVKNKTLLFYGEMGVGKTTLIKEICKQLGVLDNISSPTFSLVNEYQTSENNKVFHFDFYRIEDENEALDMGIEDYLYNNDWCLIEWPENVENLLPLESVAIHLSTLENGQRNIQLK, encoded by the coding sequence ATGAACAAAAACTATTCTTTAGAAGATTTATCTTCAATTGTTTCAGAACTTATTACATCAGTAAAAAACAAGACTTTGTTATTTTATGGTGAAATGGGCGTTGGAAAAACAACACTTATCAAAGAAATTTGTAAACAATTGGGTGTTTTAGACAATATCTCCTCTCCTACTTTTTCTTTGGTTAACGAATATCAAACTTCAGAAAATAATAAAGTTTTTCATTTTGATTTTTATAGAATTGAAGACGAAAATGAAGCCTTAGACATGGGAATTGAAGATTATTTATATAATAACGATTGGTGCTTAATTGAATGGCCAGAAAATGTCGAAAATTTATTACCTTTAGAATCTGTTGCAATTCATTTATCTACTTTAGAAAACGGACAACGTAACATTCAACTTAAATAA
- a CDS encoding alanine dehydrogenase, protein MSSFSPFSKEELIPQEEMLEIKKQKGELFIGLPKETQLSEKRVCLTPDAVGALTANGHRIVIETGAGDGANFTDKEYSEAGAKISYNVEEAFKCNIVLKVAPPTEEEIEFINPKAILISSLQLKTQSKKYFECLSKKKITAIAFDYIKDDHDSYPIVKSLSEIAGTASILIAGELMSGVNKGNGLLFGNIGGVPPTSVVIFGAGTVGEYAARTAIGLGARVKVFDNSISKLRKLQDCLHAPIYTSTIQPKSVLKALMRCDVAIGAIRGKNRSPICATEEMIEKMKEGAVVVDVSIDRGGCFESSNVTTHKTPTFVKHGVIHYCVPNIPARYARTASVSISNIFTPYLLNIAEEGGFENTARFDKSLRNGMYFYHGILTNKTVADWFDLPFRDINLLIL, encoded by the coding sequence ATGAGTTCATTTTCTCCATTTAGTAAAGAAGAGCTAATTCCTCAGGAAGAGATGTTAGAGATCAAAAAACAAAAAGGAGAATTATTTATTGGCTTACCAAAAGAAACACAATTAAGCGAAAAAAGAGTTTGTTTAACGCCTGATGCTGTTGGTGCTTTAACTGCAAATGGACATAGAATTGTTATTGAAACTGGTGCTGGTGATGGCGCAAATTTTACTGATAAAGAATATTCTGAAGCTGGTGCAAAAATATCTTACAATGTAGAAGAAGCTTTTAAATGCAATATTGTCTTAAAAGTGGCTCCACCAACAGAAGAAGAAATTGAGTTTATAAATCCTAAGGCGATATTAATTTCTTCTTTGCAACTAAAAACACAGTCAAAAAAATATTTCGAATGTTTATCTAAGAAAAAAATTACTGCAATTGCATTCGATTATATAAAAGACGACCATGATTCGTACCCAATTGTAAAATCGCTAAGTGAAATTGCTGGAACTGCTTCTATTTTAATTGCTGGTGAATTAATGAGCGGCGTTAATAAAGGAAATGGACTATTATTTGGTAATATTGGTGGAGTTCCACCAACAAGCGTTGTTATTTTTGGTGCAGGAACTGTGGGAGAATATGCTGCAAGAACTGCTATTGGTTTAGGTGCAAGAGTAAAAGTTTTCGATAATTCTATTAGTAAATTAAGAAAATTACAAGATTGTTTGCATGCACCAATTTACACATCTACGATTCAGCCAAAATCCGTTTTAAAAGCATTAATGCGTTGTGACGTTGCAATTGGAGCCATTAGAGGAAAAAATAGATCTCCAATTTGTGCCACAGAAGAAATGATTGAAAAAATGAAAGAAGGCGCTGTTGTTGTAGATGTTAGTATCGATAGAGGTGGTTGCTTTGAATCTTCAAATGTAACAACACATAAGACACCGACTTTTGTTAAACATGGAGTAATTCACTATTGTGTGCCAAATATTCCTGCAAGATATGCAAGAACGGCTTCAGTTTCTATCAGTAATATTTTTACACCTTATTTACTAAATATTGCTGAAGAAGGTGGTTTCGAAAATACTGCCAGATTCGATAAAAGTTTAAGAAACGGAATGTATTTTTATCATGGAATTCTTACCAATAAAACAGTTGCAGATTGGTTCGATTTACCTTTTAGAGATATTAATTTGTTGATTTTATAA
- a CDS encoding DUF4258 domain-containing protein, with translation MLVKRIFYYLIGLTLGSIGVYFFWQKKNATFDYGMDARTLKTIRIKERLFSDDAKNAMHKFNIDTLKISTILTNGDVDFGKSEPRQKPCAEYYITGKDSLKNVHLYVKRCDSTSTIEKVIVD, from the coding sequence ATGCTCGTAAAAAGAATTTTTTATTATTTAATTGGTTTAACCCTAGGTTCTATTGGTGTTTATTTTTTCTGGCAAAAGAAAAATGCAACTTTCGATTATGGAATGGATGCAAGAACATTAAAAACCATTCGTATTAAAGAACGTTTATTTTCTGATGATGCAAAAAATGCAATGCATAAATTTAATATTGATACTTTAAAGATTTCTACAATTCTTACGAATGGAGATGTTGATTTTGGTAAAAGTGAACCAAGACAAAAACCTTGCGCAGAATATTATATTACTGGAAAAGATAGTTTGAAAAATGTGCATTTGTATGTTAAACGTTGCGATTCTACTTCAACTATAGAGAAAGTTATTGTTGATTAA
- a CDS encoding YdeI/OmpD-associated family protein — translation MDKKIKEYISKKEKWRKELELLRSVFSNLPVVETIKWGAPTYVFEGKNIVGLAAFKSYCGLWFFQGALLKDKQKVFVNAQEGKTKAMLQWRFSSLEEIDKDLIKEYVLEAIENVRLGKEIKPDRAKKELIIPEELQQELNSNKDFKEKFKAFSNSCKREYANYISEAKREETRLRRLEKIIPMILNGAGLHDKYKNC, via the coding sequence ATGGATAAAAAAATAAAAGAATACATCAGTAAAAAAGAAAAATGGCGAAAAGAATTGGAATTATTACGTTCTGTATTTTCTAATTTACCTGTTGTAGAAACTATAAAATGGGGTGCACCAACATATGTTTTTGAAGGAAAAAATATAGTTGGTTTGGCTGCGTTTAAAAGCTACTGTGGTTTGTGGTTTTTTCAAGGAGCATTACTTAAAGATAAACAGAAAGTATTCGTAAACGCGCAAGAAGGAAAAACGAAAGCGATGTTGCAATGGCGTTTTTCTTCATTAGAAGAAATCGATAAAGATTTAATAAAAGAATATGTTTTAGAAGCAATTGAAAACGTAAGGTTAGGCAAAGAAATAAAACCAGACAGAGCTAAAAAAGAACTTATAATTCCAGAAGAATTACAGCAAGAATTAAATTCGAATAAAGATTTTAAAGAGAAATTTAAAGCATTTTCTAATAGCTGTAAAAGAGAATATGCAAATTATATTTCTGAAGCGAAAAGAGAAGAAACGCGTTTAAGAAGATTGGAAAAAATTATTCCTATGATTTTAAATGGAGCAGGATTACATGATAAATACAAGAATTGTTAA
- a CDS encoding VOC family protein, whose protein sequence is MTCGIYLTFNGNCEKAMLHYQDIFDGEITITMRYSEGPPEFSTPEIANKIMHATMVFGNNCEIKASDSFHEPLNKGNNFHVSILADDNESAYSYFSGLAEEGKITMPYNDVFWGGKFGSCVDKFGVQWMISSNAENV, encoded by the coding sequence ATGACTTGCGGAATTTATTTAACTTTTAATGGAAATTGCGAAAAAGCAATGCTACATTATCAAGATATTTTTGATGGAGAAATTACAATTACTATGCGTTATTCAGAAGGTCCACCAGAATTTAGTACACCAGAAATTGCAAATAAAATAATGCATGCAACAATGGTATTTGGTAATAATTGTGAAATTAAAGCATCTGATAGTTTTCATGAACCTTTAAATAAAGGGAACAACTTTCACGTTTCAATTTTAGCAGATGATAATGAAAGTGCATATTCTTATTTTTCTGGTTTAGCTGAAGAAGGAAAAATCACAATGCCTTATAATGATGTTTTTTGGGGTGGAAAATTTGGAAGTTGTGTTGATAAATTTGGAGTTCAATGGATGATAAGTTCAAATGCTGAAAATGTATAA